The genomic window CTACAAATAGGACAGCAAAGAGTTGCTATGGGAGTTATAGGAATTATATATGAAGCTAGACCAAATGTAACTTGTGATGCAGCTGGACTATGTTTAAAAACAGGGAATGCAGTTATTTTAAGAGGTGGAAGTGAAGCTATAAACTCTAATAAAGCAATAGTTAAAGTATTATCTGAAGCTGTAGAAGAAGTGGGTTTACCTAAAAATTCAGTTCAACTAGTAGAAAATACAAGTAGAGAAGTAGCAACACAAATGATGAAACTTAATGACTATATAGATGTTTTAATTCCAAGAGGTGGTGCTGGACTTATACAAACAGTAGTTAACAATGCCACAGTGCCAGTTATAGAAACAGGAGTAGGAAATTGTCATATTTATGTTGATGAAGAATGTGACCTTGATATGGCAAAAAATATTATAGTAAATGCTAAAACATCAAGACCAGCAGTTTGTAATGCAGCAGAAAAGATGTTAATTAATGAAAAGATATCTGATAAGTTTTTACCTATAATAGCAAATGCATTAAAAGAAAAGGATGTTGAAATTAGAGGCGATGAAAAGGTAAGAAATTTGGTAAAAGAAGCAGTTGAAGCTACAGAAGAAGATTGGAGCAAAGAGTATTTAGATTATATAATTGGAGCTAAGGTAGTTAAGGATATAGATGAAGCTATAAATCATATAAATAAATATGGTTCAGGGCACTCAGAAGCCATAGTAACAAAGAGTTATGAGAACTCACAAAAGTTTATGCAAAGAGTTAGTGCAGCAGCAGTTTATGTTAATGCATCAACAAGATTCACAGATGGATGTGAATTTGGTTTTGGAGCAGAAATAGGAATAAGTACTCAAAAGCTACATGCAAGAGGGCCTATGGGACTTAAAGAGCTTACAACTATTAAATATATTATTTATGGAAACGGACAAATTAGATAAATTATAAAAAATAGCTATTCAAAATTAAATAGCTATTTTTTTATAGGCAAAATGGCAAATATTATTAAATAAAAATTAAGTTTATAGTAATTACATTATTTAGATTATATAATAAAAGGTGGACAGCTATGAAATATAAAAAGGGAGAAACTTATGAAGATAAATAATAACAAGATTAAGTATAAAGTAAGTAGTTTTTATGATTTGACTAGAGATGATATTTATGAAGTAGCAAAGTGTAGATACGAAGTATTCGCATGTGAACAAAAAATAGTTTGTGAAAATGACTTTGATGATAAAGACCAAGAAGCTTATCATTTACTAGCATATTATGAAGAAAAATTAGTAGGTTATTGTAGAATATTAAAAAGTGGAGCTACTTATGATAAGCCATCAATTGGGAGAGTTCTTGTTTTGAAGGAATACAGAAGAAACAATATTGCCCAGGAAATGATGATGAAAGCTGTAGAATTTATAGAAAATGAGATGGGAGAAAAAGAAATTGTGTTATCAGCTCAACTTTATGTTAAGGATTTATATAGTTCTATAGGGTTTAAATCTATATCAAATGTATATGATGAGGCTGAAATACCTCATATTAAAATGTCATTTAAAAGAGAATAAGAATATATTATAAGGAAGTAAGAAATGAAAAAGGGATTTTTAAGGAGAATTAAAAAAAGTATGATAATAGGAATTATGCTATTAATAATTATATTAGTAGGCTCTATGATAGCTATAATTCAAAATGTACAAGGTTATGATAAATATATAGTAAAATTAGAGGATTTACCAAGAGATATTGACTCTATAATAGTTTTAGGAGCTGGAGTTAAAAATGATGGAGAGCCATCGGATATTTTGATAGATAGATTGGAAACTGCTTTAAAAATATATAAAGAAGATAAAAGTGATACTTTCGTTTTAACAGGGGATCATGGAAAAGAAGATTATAATGAAGTAAGAGCTATGAAAGATTATATAATGAAGCATGATATAAATGAAAAACGTGTTTTTATGGATCATGCCGGCTTTAGCACTTATGATAGTATGTATAGAGCTAAAGAAATATTTAAAGTAAATAAAGCTATTATAGTAACTAATGAATATCATTTACCAAGGGCATTGTATATA from Clostridium septicum includes these protein-coding regions:
- a CDS encoding glutamate-5-semialdehyde dehydrogenase produces the protein MSELITKGQLAKEASYELGNASTSRKNEALENMAKKLLNNKDEIIKANELDLKVAMEKGTSKAMLDRLALNSQRIDDMADGLRQIVALPDPVGEVLSMWKRPNGLQIGQQRVAMGVIGIIYEARPNVTCDAAGLCLKTGNAVILRGGSEAINSNKAIVKVLSEAVEEVGLPKNSVQLVENTSREVATQMMKLNDYIDVLIPRGGAGLIQTVVNNATVPVIETGVGNCHIYVDEECDLDMAKNIIVNAKTSRPAVCNAAEKMLINEKISDKFLPIIANALKEKDVEIRGDEKVRNLVKEAVEATEEDWSKEYLDYIIGAKVVKDIDEAINHINKYGSGHSEAIVTKSYENSQKFMQRVSAAAVYVNASTRFTDGCEFGFGAEIGISTQKLHARGPMGLKELTTIKYIIYGNGQIR
- a CDS encoding GNAT family N-acetyltransferase; this encodes MKINNNKIKYKVSSFYDLTRDDIYEVAKCRYEVFACEQKIVCENDFDDKDQEAYHLLAYYEEKLVGYCRILKSGATYDKPSIGRVLVLKEYRRNNIAQEMMMKAVEFIENEMGEKEIVLSAQLYVKDLYSSIGFKSISNVYDEAEIPHIKMSFKRE
- a CDS encoding SanA/YdcF family protein, with translation MKKGFLRRIKKSMIIGIMLLIIILVGSMIAIIQNVQGYDKYIVKLEDLPRDIDSIIVLGAGVKNDGEPSDILIDRLETALKIYKEDKSDTFVLTGDHGKEDYNEVRAMKDYIMKHDINEKRVFMDHAGFSTYDSMYRAKEIFKVNKAIIVTNEYHLPRALYIARKLGIEAYGIPSDIREYLFIDSYKTREKLAQLKDFIYVNVLKPKPEFLGDEIPVNSSDGRLTDDEIKL